The genomic region GGCTTGCCGGAGGAGACGAATATGGATATGTTCAGGACCGCAAGGATAACCGCACCGGCGTAGTAGGGCCAAGGGGTCTTGATAAAGAGCTTATAATACCTGTTATCCCTTATATTCACCTTAATCCACTCATTTCGTCTTTTCGATCCAGATCTCCCACTGACCGTCGTCGATCTCATCTATCTCGCAGTTGTAGCCCTCTTTGTTGGCCCACTCTGGGACGTTCTTTACCGCACAGCTATGGTCGACCTCTATGGTTATGGTATCTCCTACGGCCATCTCGGCCATTTTCTTCTGGGTCTTTATGAGGGGTATAGGACAGGCCTCTCCGAGACAGTCAAGGGTATGCTCTTTTGCCATGATAGTTTCCTCCTTAGGTATAATGGATTTTAAAGGGTGTTCTCCGGGTTATTCCTGTTGCCGAACCAGTCCGCCAGGACGAAAAGGGCCAGTAGCAGGGCAAACTGTAAGACCAAAGCGGGGAACCAGCCCAGGACGTCGGGAAGGAATACCTTTATGCCGCTGTCCATGAAAGCGGGCTTCCAGAAGTTGAAATCCTTAGCTCCCCATACGGAACCGACGATGAAGAACACAAGGGACAGCCACTGCATCACGAAACCCTCTCCTACCCTCATGAGGGTTCCAGAGGCACATCCTCCCGCTATGACCATGCCGATACCGAACATAAACGCTCCTACTGCGACGTGAACCCCGGCGGGGGAGATGTTGCCAGGGATAGGCTGTCCAGCCAGGCTGGCTTTATACTGGATCGCCGCAAAACCGACTGTGGCCAGGGCGATAGCCACTATGACCGCCTTGGTCAGGTTCGTACCTCCTGTGAGGATTGGGTCCCTCATTGAGGCTGTGAAGCAGTAACGGGAGGCCCTAAGGGAGACTCCTAGGAGTATGCCGAAAAGCCAGAACATAGGGAGATTGGGGCTAAACTTGCCTAGATAAAATCCAATGGCTATAATAATAACCAGTAAAATAGCGGCAATTGGAAGTTGGTTGGCCTTTTTCTTCTTCTGGGGGGATCTTCTTTCTCTTTCCATGTTTTCACACCTCCCTCCTTGTTAATGTTTTAACTTTCGTGATCTGAGGTCATTATATCGTTTATCCGATTACAGCGGTTAACGGATAAACTTATGCACCATCGTGCTTTCCGATAGACAGGAGGTACTAACATTGAACCAATCCACGATAAAATCCTTTATCACCATAGTCGAGGAAAAGAGCATATCCAAAGCCGCCCAGAAGCTTCATGTCAGCCAATCGGCTCTGAGCCAACAGCTCAAACAGCTGGAGGAGGAACTGGACACCCTGCTTCTGCTGAGAAGCAACCAGGGAGTCTCCCTCACCAAGTCGGGAGAGCTGTTCTTCAACTACGCCCAGATATTCGAGGACCTCTACAAAAAGATGCAGACCGAGATGGAGCTTCTGGAGCACCAGTCCATATCGATTATCCGGGTGACCTCATCCACCAGCATCTGTGAATACCTGGTCCCCTGCGCCCTGAC from Dethiosulfovibrio salsuginis harbors:
- a CDS encoding sulfurtransferase TusA family protein; translated protein: MAKEHTLDCLGEACPIPLIKTQKKMAEMAVGDTITIEVDHSCAVKNVPEWANKEGYNCEIDEIDDGQWEIWIEKTK
- a CDS encoding YeeE/YedE thiosulfate transporter family protein, with protein sequence MERERRSPQKKKKANQLPIAAILLVIIIAIGFYLGKFSPNLPMFWLFGILLGVSLRASRYCFTASMRDPILTGGTNLTKAVIVAIALATVGFAAIQYKASLAGQPIPGNISPAGVHVAVGAFMFGIGMVIAGGCASGTLMRVGEGFVMQWLSLVFFIVGSVWGAKDFNFWKPAFMDSGIKVFLPDVLGWFPALVLQFALLLALFVLADWFGNRNNPENTL